A genomic region of Thiohalophilus sp. contains the following coding sequences:
- a CDS encoding Mur ligase family protein: protein MRLKNIQKLPDLIRLFRALPNSGHIFLRREFDRYHRYLSRLAKAYRRIFLRRTRIVAVVGSLGKTTTRRTISAALNCPERYFSFSNYGSSLAANILRIHWNDHHAVIEAGVAGPGPMESYAKMLRPDIVVVTSIKSEHNRSFPTLHDTRAEKVKMVRSLSNRGIAILNGDDPNVRWMATQTNAQVITVGLNTDNDIRAEQIKSSSDGTTFTAIFPNGSFQIKTQFLGLHMVYPFLAALAVANIENVNIDLAVARLSEVASAESRMEMLRLPGDITLLDDSFKGTIESVHAAFDVLASIPASRKIVVFGGVEEPPYKQGDLNREIGRWLGKIADEVICLGTGMSGIRAGAVEAGLSRESVQLIRPDFKAVVSLLELKLRKGDIVLIKGKSTQRLRRVVLSILGHQVSCVVPYCKVKVRSCDVCPLLDAPAQLFHNHYISRYVRA from the coding sequence ATGAGACTTAAGAATATACAGAAATTGCCTGATCTAATACGATTATTTCGTGCATTGCCAAATTCAGGTCATATTTTTCTGCGTCGAGAATTTGATCGTTATCATCGTTACTTATCAAGGCTGGCAAAGGCATATCGCCGAATTTTTCTTCGGCGAACCCGTATTGTTGCAGTTGTAGGTTCCCTTGGCAAAACTACTACACGCCGGACGATTAGTGCAGCTCTGAATTGTCCGGAAAGATATTTTTCTTTCAGTAACTACGGGTCAAGCCTCGCCGCAAATATCTTACGAATTCATTGGAACGACCACCATGCCGTTATTGAAGCCGGCGTTGCTGGTCCAGGTCCAATGGAGTCATATGCCAAAATGCTAAGGCCCGATATCGTTGTTGTAACCTCGATCAAGAGCGAGCATAATCGTTCGTTTCCCACGTTGCACGACACGCGTGCTGAAAAGGTAAAGATGGTCCGATCTTTGTCAAATAGGGGTATTGCAATCCTGAACGGCGATGATCCAAATGTACGTTGGATGGCGACTCAAACTAATGCACAAGTAATCACGGTAGGTTTGAACACAGATAATGACATCAGGGCTGAACAAATAAAAAGCTCCTCCGACGGAACTACATTCACTGCCATTTTTCCAAATGGGTCCTTTCAAATTAAAACCCAGTTTTTAGGCCTTCACATGGTCTATCCCTTCCTTGCTGCCTTGGCAGTGGCTAACATAGAAAACGTGAATATTGACCTTGCCGTTGCGCGGCTGAGTGAAGTGGCGTCTGCGGAATCTCGGATGGAAATGCTACGATTGCCTGGAGACATAACGCTGCTCGACGATAGCTTCAAGGGGACAATTGAGTCTGTCCATGCTGCATTTGATGTCTTAGCATCAATTCCAGCTTCACGCAAGATAGTGGTGTTTGGTGGCGTGGAGGAACCGCCATACAAACAAGGTGATTTAAATCGAGAAATTGGTCGGTGGCTGGGAAAAATTGCTGACGAGGTGATCTGTCTGGGCACAGGTATGAGCGGCATTCGTGCAGGTGCTGTGGAAGCGGGTTTAAGCCGGGAGTCGGTCCAGCTTATCAGACCGGATTTCAAGGCAGTTGTGTCGTTGCTGGAGCTCAAATTGCGCAAAGGTGACATAGTCTTGATCAAAGGTAAGAGCACTCAGCGTTTGCGCCGTGTAGTACTTTCTATTTTAGGCCATCAAGTATCTTGCGTTGTGCCATATTGTAAGGTGAAAGTACGTTCCTGCGATGTATGCCCTTTGCTTGATGCTCCGGCTCAACTGTTTCACAACCACTACATTTCCCGCTATGTGCGTGCATAA
- a CDS encoding DUF2189 domain-containing protein — MLVALFICLLVVGPALAFGLYDISHQLEKNHEPSFRHERSKAFLKMGHELMLALLLSLMFMFLLILVSIVMNVVTIAGQSAASAAVPLSNTGFLVVAVIFGGLLFGASSFALPMILDRDADAMTAITTSFYAVWRNKSALALWALLILALTAIGFATALIGFVLIAPVLGYATWHAYRETIIT, encoded by the coding sequence TTGCTGGTTGCACTGTTTATCTGTCTGCTGGTAGTGGGGCCCGCACTCGCATTCGGCCTCTACGATATAAGCCACCAGCTCGAGAAAAACCACGAGCCGAGTTTTCGTCACGAGCGTAGCAAGGCTTTTCTTAAAATGGGGCACGAGCTCATGCTGGCGCTGTTGCTGAGCCTGATGTTCATGTTTCTGCTCATCCTTGTTTCGATTGTGATGAATGTTGTGACGATAGCCGGGCAATCGGCGGCTTCTGCGGCGGTGCCGCTGTCTAATACAGGGTTCCTTGTCGTTGCCGTTATTTTCGGCGGCCTGCTGTTTGGTGCCAGCTCATTTGCCTTGCCAATGATTCTGGACCGGGATGCCGATGCCATGACGGCAATTACAACAAGCTTTTATGCGGTGTGGCGAAACAAGTCGGCTCTGGCGCTCTGGGCATTGCTGATTCTGGCACTGACAGCAATAGGATTCGCGACGGCACTGATAGGCTTCGTGCTCATCGCGCCGGTACTCGGTTATGCGACGTGGCACGCGTACCGTGAAACGATCATCACATAA
- a CDS encoding GNAT family N-acetyltransferase, translating into MGIVNFGGIDMYSEPNFMALYDGGTPSGISDAPLIINTCLTGNVLQRDKAPHLPMNTMQIIEDGLQAIEHGASMLHIHARDENGRPEWRPEPYARIFEGIRKYNSDVVLIATTSGREHGSVEKRAAVLSLEGDAKPDMASLTLGSLNFPNTASINAPDTIQELVIRMKERNILPELEVFDMGMLNYGFYLRRKGMLPKNCYINLLLGSLGSVPGRVLDLCNLTREIPASWIWAAAGIGRYQLSMNTAAMLLGGHVRVGLEDSPFMDYKQMQPASNGDLVARVARLADELGRPVSSPAHTRKHLGIGDSANWEATEAYIRPMQQEDLPDVLSLLEKWNMKPESTSNTGVRPERDHIEIGNTFVALLQNRIVGVGSFLMIDAEHAETASLAVSPEFLGCGIGYKLQHKRLEEMRARGVHHVRTEADRPNVIHWYIEKFGYRKTGTTHKRHDFGDSERKEWTVLELNLKHE; encoded by the coding sequence ATGGGTATTGTAAATTTTGGAGGGATTGACATGTATTCAGAACCGAATTTTATGGCTCTTTATGACGGGGGAACTCCATCAGGTATAAGCGATGCTCCATTAATCATAAATACCTGTTTGACTGGCAACGTACTTCAACGTGACAAAGCACCACACTTACCCATGAATACGATGCAAATCATTGAGGATGGTTTGCAAGCCATCGAGCATGGTGCCAGCATGCTGCACATCCATGCAAGGGACGAAAACGGTCGTCCCGAATGGCGACCAGAACCTTACGCACGTATTTTTGAGGGCATCCGCAAATATAATTCAGATGTTGTATTAATAGCCACTACCAGCGGACGAGAACACGGGAGCGTGGAAAAACGAGCAGCGGTTTTGAGTCTGGAAGGGGATGCAAAACCAGATATGGCTTCTTTGACTTTAGGTTCTCTTAACTTCCCTAATACTGCTTCTATCAACGCACCCGATACGATCCAGGAACTGGTAATCCGCATGAAAGAACGGAACATTCTTCCTGAACTCGAAGTTTTTGATATGGGCATGCTTAATTACGGCTTCTATTTGCGTCGCAAAGGAATGCTGCCAAAAAACTGTTATATTAATCTTTTGCTGGGTTCATTGGGGAGTGTACCAGGAAGAGTACTTGATCTCTGTAATCTGACGCGCGAGATTCCGGCATCATGGATTTGGGCCGCTGCGGGGATCGGGCGCTATCAGTTAAGTATGAACACCGCCGCAATGCTCCTGGGTGGACATGTGCGAGTAGGACTTGAGGATAGCCCTTTTATGGATTACAAGCAAATGCAGCCTGCAAGCAATGGCGATTTAGTTGCACGTGTTGCCAGACTTGCCGATGAGTTAGGTCGGCCGGTTTCTTCGCCGGCTCATACCAGGAAACATCTGGGCATAGGGGATTCAGCCAATTGGGAGGCGACCGAGGCTTACATTCGACCAATGCAGCAGGAGGATCTGCCGGATGTGTTGAGTTTGCTTGAAAAGTGGAACATGAAGCCGGAAAGCACAAGCAACACAGGAGTCCGGCCCGAACGTGATCATATTGAAATCGGGAACACTTTTGTCGCCCTATTACAAAACAGGATTGTCGGTGTGGGTAGTTTTCTTATGATTGACGCCGAGCATGCGGAAACAGCCAGCCTTGCAGTTTCCCCCGAGTTTCTCGGTTGTGGAATTGGTTATAAATTACAGCATAAACGGCTCGAAGAAATGCGTGCACGAGGTGTTCACCATGTGCGAACCGAAGCCGATCGTCCGAACGTTATCCACTGGTATATAGAAAAATTTGGTTATCGAAAGACGGGAACAACTCATAAGCGACACGACTTTGGAGATTCCGAACGCAAAGAATGGACGGTGCTTGAACTCAACCTGAAACATGAATAA